A region of the Verrucomicrobiota bacterium genome:
ATCCGCGGCAGGCGCCTTCGCTTGCCAGGCCTGCGTGAGCACCGTTGCGCCGTCCTTGCGGTTTAGAATCGGCGCGAGCAGTTGATTAACGTCCGCCTCTGCGGTCACGCCGCCGAGAACCTCAGTCACCGTGCGCGCGGCGGCGACCAAATCGACGGTGGCCAGGGCGGCAATGGCTGCTGTTCGCACGGGGAGCGGAGCGGCGGCGGACACAGCCAGGGGCTGAGCCCATCGGATAGTTTCCTGGCCCAAGAGTGCGGGTGTCGCACCGAGCGCGGCGACCAGAACCGTTGCGTCGTTGTCCCTTCGCGCCAGTTCAGCCCGGACGGCGTCCGCAGCTTCAGCGACGCCCCAAGCGCCGGCCAGCGCCAGGCCGTGGGCGCGCAAGGGGAGACCGGGTTCGGCGATGAGCCGGCGAACCGGCACGGTGAGATCGCCGGTGGGCTTGCGATGGTGCACGGCCGCCGCGGTGAATAATTCCTGAAGAACGGCTGGGCTGTGCGGCGCGGCGTCGAGCGCGTAGCGCAAATCCGGGCCGGACCCCACGGCGGCCAGGAGCGCAAGGATGCGTTCCCGCAGCGCCGCATCGAGGCCGGGCCTCTCGGCGAGCTGCCGCAGCCATCCGGCGGTTTCTTTGGTTCGCTCGGATTCGAGGACGAATCGGAGATGCTCCGGCTTGTCGGCGAGCGAGAGCGTGCCTTGGGCCAGGGCGGGATACCAAAGCGGTCCGAGCGCATGGACGGCCTGGGCGAGCGCATAATCGATGAAACGATCGCGCGGCTGATCCAGCGCTTGCGTGGCGACCGCCACGGCTTCGGCGGACGGAATGTAACTGCAAGCCACAATCGCTTCCAAGCGGACTCGCGGATGCGGATCTTGGATCTGCCTCCGGAGCATCGCCAAAGGATCGGGCAAGCGCGTTCCCCAGTTTCCGATCACTCGCGTCCCGTAGGCGCGCGCCCGAAAATCTTTCGCGTGCAAGAGTCGATCCAGCCAGAGTGGACGGAGGGTTTCGTGGCCTTCGCAGAGGCCGATGGCCTGGACGAGAAGCTGTTCAAACTGAGGATCGTCGGGGGCCAGAGCGGCCACCCACGCATCGAGCGCGGCCATGACGGCCGGAGTCGGCTGGCCAAACAGGATGGTCTTGGCGTTGTGCCGCGTCAAACGCTCGGGAGAGCGGAGCAATTCCAAGAGCTCGGCGGTCGTTCGGCCCTCGAAGCGAGGCGCCGTGACCACCGGCCGGTCCTTCGCGTGGATCCGCCAAATGCGGCCGCGAGTCTTGTCGCGGGTGGGGTCACGATAGCTCGCCTGATAGTGGCCGATGACCGGATTGTACCAATCGCACACGTATATCGCCCCGTCAGGACCGATCCGAACGTTGATCGGCCGAAACTCCCGGCGGGACGACGTCAGCAAATCGGGCAAAACCGCGCCGGTAAAGCCGGCGCCTTCGTCCTCAAGCCGATGCAGTTGCACGCTATTGCCCATGAAGCCGCCCCAGACCACGCAGCCCTGCCATTCCTCCGGCAAGTGCTTCGTGCCGATGATTTCGACGCCGGTATTGCGCCGGTCCGGAACGGCCATCGCCCAGTAACGCAAGGGTCGCAAGGTGGGAATGGCCCCGGCCGAAGTGTAAAAGCCTCCGCTGTAGGCGCCGGAATTATGGAAGGTCTGCCCCCAGTCGTCGTGGGTCACACCCTGACAATTCAATCCGGCGGTCGAAAGATTGAAGAAGCCGTCGAGCCGCCCGGTGCGCGGGCGGTAGCGCCAAACGCCGGCTTTCTCCAAACGCGCAATGCCCCGGGGTGTTTCCACGCGTGAGTAAACGTGGTGCCCCTGGGTAAACCACAATTCCCCGCCGGGCCCACGCTCCAGGCCGTTGATCATCTGATGCGTGTCGCCCGTCCCAAAACCCGAAAGCACCACCGTGCGAACGTCCGCCTTGCCATCACCATCGGTGTCGCGCAGATGAACGAGCTCCGATCCCTCCGCCACATACACGCCCCCATCGCCAAACTCGAGGCCCATCGGGACCAGCAGATGCTCGGCAAAGCGGGTGAACCGGTCAGCCCGTCCATCCCCATCCGTGTCCGCGCACACCAGCAGATAATCGCCCGGCTTGGCGCCCGGCTCGATATGGGGATAGGTCGGTGTGCACAAAACCCAAAGGCGGCCGGCATCATCCCAGCGCATCTGCACTGGCTTGATCAACCCATCCGCTTCCGAGGCGAACAGGTTGACCGCGAACCCTTCCGCGACCGTGAACGATTGCCGTTGCGCTTCCGGTGAATGGTCCGTGGCCGAAGGCTCGGCGCTTCGGACGTCTGAGCGCTGGCTGGATACGGCCGGATTAGCCCTCACCGGAGCGAGCGAACGCCCCAAGCGAACAGCGTCGGCCAATTCATGAATCTGGGTTTCGGCCGCTGCCAGAATCGATTGGAACTCCTCCAACTCGATGCGCAAGGCCGGCCGGTCGCCACCCGGTTTCCCGAAGAGCTGCTCCGTGCGATCGCCATAGGCAAAGGACCAATTCATCGGGCGCCAATGATCAAACCACAGGCGGTTCTTTTCCCGAATCGCCTCACTCAAGGCGGGCGACGCGATCAAGGCCGGAGTGGCCACCCCGAGCGAGGTGGCAATGACCGCCGCAAGGGTGACGTGAGCTTCCGGCGTGAGATGCATCCCATTGACGGTCAGTTTCTCCTTCAGGCCCGCCAACGGCGTGAACAAATCCACGAAGACGAAACCCCGGCGATCCGCCAAGCGCCGGATCGCGTCGGTGTAGGCTCGCACCGTGTCATTCATCCCGGTGAGGTCCGGCATGTGGCTGGACGACGGGGGCTCGAACGGGTGCGGCGAAAGCAAGACGACCCGACGCGTGCGTTTCTCGAACTGATCCAAGAGCGCTTCATAAGCAGCGATGAAATCGTTCAGCTTGGAAGGGCCATCCATGGATTCGATTTGCCCAAATTGGGCGATGATGACGGTGGCGCGAGCGGCCACGAGTTGTTCGTTCCAGGTGCCGAAATTCAAATCCCGCCATTGCTCGTAAACGGTGTCCCCTTCCCAGGCCATGTTGCGAAACCTCGGCTGGACGCGGGCGAAGTGCGCGGCGAGCAATGTCTCCAGCGCGGGGGCGTGGCGCAGCCGGACGAGGTCCGTTTGCCCGGTGAAGACGACCACGTCGTTGGTGGCCAGATCGAATCGCCGTCCCGGGAACGGACCGGGTGGCGCGAGGGAGGCGTCCAGCGGACCCAGCCGGGTCGCGGCGGGGGTCGAGGGCAATTCGAGCAAGACGATGTCTTTATAGGCCACCGTGCCCTTCATCCCTCCGTGAATCTGCAGCGCGATCATGCCGCTGTTGGCGATGGAGCGGTCGGTCTCGGTGAATTCGATCGTCTGAACGCCGTTCAACCAAAGGAGAATGCGCTGATCGATCGCGCTGATCCGATATTCATGCCAGCCATCGGGCCCGACGGCACGCAAGGCCCGTTCCAGAGCGCTCTTGGTTGGCGTGGCCAGCATCCGGTTGCGCCGGCTTTCGTCATAGAGATGGCCGTCAACCCCCGTGCCGATGTCGGCCTGATAGCCGATGACTTCGTGGTGGTTGGGAATGCGTTGACTGCGGAATTGCACGCCCGCATTCAGCGCCGCGCTCCCTTCAATCTTGAACTTCAAGCGAAGCTCGAAATTGACGAACTCGCGCGTGGTGGCGAGGAACTCGTTGCGGGGCACGGCGCGATCAGGCGAGCCGGCGGTGATCGTGCCCGCCTCGATGCGCCACGTGCCGTTCGTATCACCTTCCCAGCCCGTGAAGGTTCGTCCATCGAACAGGGCGACACCGGATTGAGCCCAACACGCCGCGGAGGGCGCGAGCACGAGAAGGATAACGCCTGCGACCATCGCGAGGGCGAGTTTGCCAAACCGGACAGGCTGGGATTCCGCGAGTTGGTGCATGCGGTTTTTCTAAGCCAGCACTGGAGGCTTGGCAACGCCTCCTTTCGGCCGTCCGTGCCTCACCGTGTATCCCGATGTTGTTGGTAGGGCGGGCCTGTCCCAGCCCGCCGCCCACGGGATGCAAAACATCATGCTCTGGCGGCGCGCCGGGACGGACGCGCCCTACCTGCATCACCGGCAACATCGGGATGCACCGCCTGCCTCACGGCGCTTCCGCTCGCGCCAATCTGCCGCGACGATCTCCTCCCGCTCCGTGGCGGATCGTGAAGCTCGCTCGCAAGATGGAAGCCTCGCTCGAAGATCATGCTTTTCTGAGGTGAAGGACCGACATGACCTTGTGGCCTATTCTCGGTGAGGCTACCCGAATGCGGCTGGGTCGGGATTAAAATTTGTCTTTCCGCAACACGCGTACGTCGGACTCGAAGGCCACCATGGCGTAACGCGGAAAAAAGTCCTGCCCGAGCTTCTGCAGGAGATGGTCAGCGGTCTCGGGCCGAACAATGACTTCAATCTGGATGTTGGCGAACTCCGGGATGTCGCCCGGGCGTTGGCCGCGTGAGCCGTCCCCTTCGACAGGGAACAGGGTGTGGCCGTGCGCGCCGACTTCGTGGAGCAACTTGGTCACGGCGTCCTTTGCGTAGGCTTCGCAGACGATCGTGACGAGTTTCATCGGGTGCAGGTTCATGGCTTCAAGAGTAGAGTCGGCGGGCGATTTCCAGGTAAAGTGGAATGCCCAAGGTGATGTTGAACGGGAACGTAATGGCGAGCGAAGACGTGAGGTAAAGCGTCGGGTTCGCGTCGGGCAAGGACATTCGGATGGCGGCCGGAGCGGCGATGTAGCTTGCACTCGCGGACAGAGCACCCAGCAAGGTCGCCCCGCCGAGTTCGAGACCGGTAACCTTGCCGAGGTAGACTCCGAGTGCGCCGTTGACCAGGGGCACGATGATTCCGAAGCCGAGAAGAAAAGGGCCGACTCTTTTCAAATCGCCGAGCCGCCGGCCGGCCACCAAGCCCATTTCCAAGAGGAACAAGGTCAACACTCCCTGAAACGGGGTGACGAAGAACGGTTCGACTTTCCGCATCCCGGCCTCCCCGCAGAGAGCCCCGACGACCAGCGCGCCCACCAGCAGAAAAATACTGCGGCCGAAGAGCGCCTCGTGCATGGCGGTCTTGAGAGATGCCCCGGAGTCCGCGCCGGCTTGCTTGGTCGCGAGTTTTCCCAGCACCACGCCCACCAGGATGGCGGGCGACTCCATCACGGCGAGAAAAGCCGTGGCGTAACTCTCGAACGGCTGGTCAATGGCTGTGAGATAGTTCGTCGCGGCGTCGAACGGCTGGTCAATGGCTGTGAGATAGTTCGTCGCGGCGATGAAGGTCACCGCACTCACGGAGCCGTAGTGGGCGGCGATGGCCGCGGCATCCACGGCGGAAAGCTTTCCCCCAAAACGCAACAGCGGATAGGTCCACAGCGGAATCAAGGCGCCGAGCCCCATCGTGGCCAGGGCGGGCAACCAGACCTTGGCGATGCCGGCCTCGGCGATGGCGACGCCACCCTTGAACCCGATGGCGACGAGGAGATAAATCGTCAGGCCGATGTAGAGAGGTTCGGGAAATTTCAGGTCGCTCTTCGTGAGCGCGGCGATCAGGCCGAGCGCGAAGAACAATACGGCGGGGGACAGCAGGTTGGCGCGGATCGCGTCGAGGATTTCCATGGTCAGCGCGGCCCTGCAATTCCGGACACGGTTTGTCGCTTTTGGTTTTTCGAGCGCGATTCGGTGGCCAGGCGCGTCTGGAAGCGCACCCCCTGCTTCCGCAACGCATCGTCATGCGCGCCCAGGCTTCTCACCGCCAGCAGGCCGGTATCGTGGCCGCCGCCGCCGGCCATCGTCGCGACACGAATGGCCCCGGTGCCGCCGATGCCGAACTCCTTGCAGGACTCGGCGGCACGCGATGCGGGCTCCGCCATGGTTCCGGGATTGTAGGTTTCGTTCATTCTATTTCGAGTCCTGCGCGAGGAGGGAAGGGTTCATCGATTTCCTTGCGGGGCTGTCCAGTCGCCCTCTTTCGCCGGGAAATACTTTTCCAAGGTCGAGCGTCCCGGAGGTCTTGTCAGGAGGGATACCAAGATCATCACCAGCGCCGAGCCGATCACCATGGGCATCACCGGGAGATAGCCGTAGACCAGGACGTTGCCGGAGCTGCGCAGAAAGAGGTCGCCCAGGGGCGGGAGGATTTGCACGAGGGGTTGTCCGGGTTTCGGCGCGATGCCGGCCGACATGTCGTAGAGATACCAGGAACCGGCCATGGTGGCCGCCACCCACAGCGCGGAGGCCAACGCCCCCCATTTGGTGCTGCGCTTCCAGAAGAGCGCTGCCAGCATGATGGGCGCGAGCGACGCAAACCCGGAGAAGGCAAAGCGGATGGCGAGTTCAAAAATGCCCGCCTTGTCTTCGAGGGCCAGCGTGATGAAGTAGGCGACAACGGTGATGGCAACGACAAAGATGCGGCCCGTCCAGACCACGGTCGCGTCGCTGAAGCGTTTCGCGCCGGCGTAGTACGACACGATGTCCTTGGTGAACATGGTGCCGAGCGCGAGAATCTGGGAATCGGTCGCCATCACGCAGGCCATGATGGCCGCGCCGAGGAAGCCCGCGACGATCGCCCCCGTATTCGCGGTGAGCAGGCGGAGAATGACATCATCCGACTCGCCGGGCTTGAGGCCGGGGAATTGATCGGCCGCGACGAGCCCGAGGAACACGCTGGGCAGCCAGATGGCCGCGATGCAGAGCGGATAGAAGATGACCGTCTTCTTGAACGCCGTCACCTTCTCGGAAGTCATGCACATGATGGCGATGTGCGGAAACATGATCGCCGAGAGCGGAATGAAGGTGTAGCTGAAGAATTCCTGCGGGGAGATCCGAGCGCGGGTGAGCAGGCCCTCGGTCTTGGGATTGGCCGCGAGCCGTTCGACGATGTGATCGAAACCGCCTAGGTTCTTCGCGATGAGCACGAAGGCCAGCGTGCCGAAGGTCAGGAACATCACGGTTTGAAACGCGTTCACCCAGGCCGTGCCGCGCATGCCGCCGAAGAAGACGTAGCTCATCACCACGAGCGCAACCACGGCGCTGCCCAACTCGTAGCTGATCCAGTGCTTCGGTTCCAGCCCGGCCTGCCCGCTCCGCATCACCTCGACCATGACAGGATTGCCTGCGGCATCCTTCACCGTGGTCAAAGTCTCCAGAGTATGGCCGCCGCCCATCATCCCGATGATGATGTAGGGCACGAGCATCAAGGCGGTGAGCGTGAAGATGACCGTGCCGATGAAGGAGCACTCCCACCGGTCGCGGAAGAACTGCACCTGGGTCATGTGGCCGAAGCGTTTGCCCAGAGCCCAGAGCCGCGTCCCGATGAAGAAGATGGTGAGCGGA
Encoded here:
- a CDS encoding DUF1080 domain-containing protein yields the protein MHQLAESQPVRFGKLALAMVAGVILLVLAPSAACWAQSGVALFDGRTFTGWEGDTNGTWRIEAGTITAGSPDRAVPRNEFLATTREFVNFELRLKFKIEGSAALNAGVQFRSQRIPNHHEVIGYQADIGTGVDGHLYDESRRNRMLATPTKSALERALRAVGPDGWHEYRISAIDQRILLWLNGVQTIEFTETDRSIANSGMIALQIHGGMKGTVAYKDIVLLELPSTPAATRLGPLDASLAPPGPFPGRRFDLATNDVVVFTGQTDLVRLRHAPALETLLAAHFARVQPRFRNMAWEGDTVYEQWRDLNFGTWNEQLVAARATVIIAQFGQIESMDGPSKLNDFIAAYEALLDQFEKRTRRVVLLSPHPFEPPSSSHMPDLTGMNDTVRAYTDAIRRLADRRGFVFVDLFTPLAGLKEKLTVNGMHLTPEAHVTLAAVIATSLGVATPALIASPALSEAIREKNRLWFDHWRPMNWSFAYGDRTEQLFGKPGGDRPALRIELEEFQSILAAAETQIHELADAVRLGRSLAPVRANPAVSSQRSDVRSAEPSATDHSPEAQRQSFTVAEGFAVNLFASEADGLIKPVQMRWDDAGRLWVLCTPTYPHIEPGAKPGDYLLVCADTDGDGRADRFTRFAEHLLVPMGLEFGDGGVYVAEGSELVHLRDTDGDGKADVRTVVLSGFGTGDTHQMINGLERGPGGELWFTQGHHVYSRVETPRGIARLEKAGVWRYRPRTGRLDGFFNLSTAGLNCQGVTHDDWGQTFHNSGAYSGGFYTSAGAIPTLRPLRYWAMAVPDRRNTGVEIIGTKHLPEEWQGCVVWGGFMGNSVQLHRLEDEGAGFTGAVLPDLLTSSRREFRPINVRIGPDGAIYVCDWYNPVIGHYQASYRDPTRDKTRGRIWRIHAKDRPVVTAPRFEGRTTAELLELLRSPERLTRHNAKTILFGQPTPAVMAALDAWVAALAPDDPQFEQLLVQAIGLCEGHETLRPLWLDRLLHAKDFRARAYGTRVIGNWGTRLPDPLAMLRRQIQDPHPRVRLEAIVACSYIPSAEAVAVATQALDQPRDRFIDYALAQAVHALGPLWYPALAQGTLSLADKPEHLRFVLESERTKETAGWLRQLAERPGLDAALRERILALLAAVGSGPDLRYALDAAPHSPAVLQELFTAAAVHHRKPTGDLTVPVRRLIAEPGLPLRAHGLALAGAWGVAEAADAVRAELARRDNDATVLVAALGATPALLGQETIRWAQPLAVSAAAPLPVRTAAIAALATVDLVAAARTVTEVLGGVTAEADVNQLLAPILNRKDGATVLTQAWQAKAPAADAARRTRQALNNSGRGDAALMNVLHQAMGIDHQPSTYDPVLVKSLAEAAMKNGDVRRGRTIFLSNLTSCSACHKLDGQGGEAGPDLTLVGAGRSPELLIESLLWPSRQIREGYMATSITTKAGDEFTGYKIRETPDEWQLRDPSANQVHRIAKADVEHMRDVGSLMPEGLTAGLSRDELHDLIRFLAEQGRVSPSR
- a CDS encoding transcriptional regulator translates to MNLHPMKLVTIVCEAYAKDAVTKLLHEVGAHGHTLFPVEGDGSRGQRPGDIPEFANIQIEVIVRPETADHLLQKLGQDFFPRYAMVAFESDVRVLRKDKF
- a CDS encoding sodium-dependent bicarbonate transport family permease, giving the protein MEILDAIRANLLSPAVLFFALGLIAALTKSDLKFPEPLYIGLTIYLLVAIGFKGGVAIAEAGIAKVWLPALATMGLGALIPLWTYPLLRFGGKLSAVDAAAIAAHYGSVSAVTFIAATNYLTAIDQPFDAATNYLTAIDQPFESYATAFLAVMESPAILVGVVLGKLATKQAGADSGASLKTAMHEALFGRSIFLLVGALVVGALCGEAGMRKVEPFFVTPFQGVLTLFLLEMGLVAGRRLGDLKRVGPFLLGFGIIVPLVNGALGVYLGKVTGLELGGATLLGALSASASYIAAPAAIRMSLPDANPTLYLTSSLAITFPFNITLGIPLYLEIARRLYS